Proteins from a genomic interval of Chanodichthys erythropterus isolate Z2021 chromosome 6, ASM2448905v1, whole genome shotgun sequence:
- the tmem259 gene encoding membralin isoform X2 has translation MSDNQGNLNNNNVPLNNNNNGGPNRIRNPAMNQNPLINVRDRLFHALFFKMAVTYARLFPPSFRRIFEFLVLLKALFMLFILAYIHIAFSRSPINCLEHVREKWPRDGILRVEIQRNSSRAPIFLQFYETEGIQGLVKESEEDGSETRQPMVPADAEEEEEMTMEMFDNSTVQFELDIEPRLNPSMSGGVPGSSLNESQDLSFSQAPSKVWPQEEYIVEYSLEYGFLRLSQATRQRLNIPVMVVTLDPMKDQCFGDGFSRFLLDECLGYDDILMSSVKALAENEENKGFLRNVVSGEHYRFVSMWMARTSYLAAFVIMVIFTLSVSMLLRYSHHQIFVFIVDLLQMLEMNMTIAFPAAPLLTVILALVGMEAIMSEFFNDTTTAFYIILIVWLADQYDAICCHTNTSKRHWLRFFYLYHFAFYAYHYRFNGQYSSLALVTSWLFIQHSMIYFFHHYELPAILQQIRIQEMLLQNQQVGQGNQTALQDNLNNNTSNAAPAGQANAAANVNGQERQAAQDQPQLENHNGLLVNPGLPINPSNSDLDWMAEIAIGPDVLSVTHLSDSLLEPGGIQQPVSSGAGVTELHSMSTAAENQDGNISAANVPAVDMKGRGCAQGLGPPGGGGGQMESETNPTSSPMNSHTDCRVAEMHKGATDWDDKAKNKSESSDSHSAPA, from the exons ATGTCCGACAACCAGGGCAATCTGAACAACAACAACGTTCCTctgaacaacaacaataacGGTGGGCCGAACCGGATCCGGAACCCAGCGATGAATCAGAACCCCCTGATCAACGTGAGAGACAGACTCTTCCACGCCTTATTCTTTAAGATGGCAGTCACATATGCCAGACTCTTCCCACCATCCTTCAGACGAATATTCGAGTTCTTAGTCTTGTTAAAG GCATTGTTTATGCTCTTCATCCTGGCCTACATCCACATTGCCTTTTCACGCTCTCCAATCAACTGCCTAGAGCATGTGCGGGAGAAATGGCCCCGCGATGGCATCCTGCGTGTGGAGATCCAGCGCAACTCCAGCCGCGCACCCATCTTTCTTCAGTTCTACGAGACGGAGGGAATCCAGGGGCTCGTGAAGGAATCAGAAGAGGACGGAAGTGAAACCAGACAGCCAATGGTGCCGGCAGATgctgaagaggaggaagagatgaCCATGGAGATGTTTGACAACAGCACAGTACAG TTTGAGCTGGACATCGAGCCGCGACTGAATCCGTCGATGAGCGGCGGTGTTCCTGGCTCCAGCCTGAATGAATCCCAGGATCTGTCCTTCAGCCAGGCCCCCTCTAAAG tGTGGCCCCAAGAAGAGTATATTGTCGAATATTCTCTGGAATACGGTTTCCTTCGGCTGTCCCAGGCCACACGTCAGCGACTCAACATCCCTGTTATGGTGGTGACTCTGG aCCCCATGAAGGATCAGTGCTTTGGAGATGGTTTTAGTCGCTTCCTCTTGGACGAATGCCTGGGTTATGATGATATCCTGATGTCCAGTGTGAAGGCTTTAGCAGAGAATGAGGAAAACAAAG ggTTCTTGAGAAACGTGGTCTCTGGAGAACACTACCGTTTTGTCAGTATGTGGATGGCTCGTACCTCCTACCTGGCAGCCTTTGTAATCATGGTTATCTTT actcTGTCCGTTTCCATGTTGCTGCGGTACTCGCACCACCAGATTTTTGTCTTTATAG TGGATCTTCTCCAGATGTTGGAGATGAATATGACCATTGCCTTCCCTGCCGCCCCTCTTCTCACTGTCATCCTAGCTCTTGTGG GGATGGAGGCCATCATGTCTGAGTTTTTCAATGACACAACCACTGCCTTCTACATCATCCTCATTGTTTGGTTAGCGGACCAATATGATGCCATCTGCTGTCACACCAATACAAGCAAGCGCCACTGGCTTAG atttttttatcTGTATCACTTTGCCTTCTATGCGTATCATTACCGCTTTAATGGCCAGTACAGCAGCTTGGCTCTGGTCACTTCCTGGCTCTTCATTCAG CACTCAATGATCTATTTTTTCCACCACTATGAGCTGCCGGCCATCCTGCAACAGATCCGGATCCAGGAGATGCTGCTTCAGAACCAGCAGGTGGGCCAAGGAAACCAGACTGCATTGCAGGACAATCTTAACAACAACACTAGTAATGCTGCGCCCGCCGGCCAGGCTAACGCAGCTGCTAATGTGAATGGCCAGGAACGGCAAGCCGCTCAGGACCAACCTCAGCTTGAAAACCACAACGGATTGTTGGTAAATCCCGGTCTGCCCATCAACCCATCCAATTCCGACCTCGACTGGATGGCTGAGATCGCCATTGGCCCGGACGTTCTGTCCGTTACACACCTGAGCGACTCGCTTTTGGAGCCGGGAGGGATCCAACAGCCAGTGTCGTCTGGCGCAGGTGTAACAGAGTTGCACAGTATGAGCACTGCAGCAGAGAACCAAGACGGAAACATTAGCGCAGCCAATGTTCCCGCGGTTGACATGAAGGGCCGGGGATGTGCTCAGGGTCTGGGGCCCCCTGGTGGTGGAGGTGGGCAGATGGAATCTGAAACGAATCCCACTTCCTCCCCAATGAACTCACACACAGACTGCAGGGTAGCAGAAATGCACAAGGGTGCCACAGACTGGGACGACAAGGCAAAGAACAAAAGCGAAAGCTCGGACTCCCACTCCGCCCCGGCTTGA
- the tmem259 gene encoding membralin isoform X1: MSDNQGNLNNNNVPLNNNNNGGPNRIRNPAMNQNPLINVRDRLFHALFFKMAVTYARLFPPSFRRIFEFLVLLKALFMLFILAYIHIAFSRSPINCLEHVREKWPRDGILRVEIQRNSSRAPIFLQFYETEGIQGLVKESEEDGSETRQPMVPADAEEEEEMTMEMFDNSTVQFELDIEPRLNPSMSGGVPGSSLNESQDLSFSQAPSKGMQPLRETVSEIEMLTRAVWPQEEYIVEYSLEYGFLRLSQATRQRLNIPVMVVTLDPMKDQCFGDGFSRFLLDECLGYDDILMSSVKALAENEENKGFLRNVVSGEHYRFVSMWMARTSYLAAFVIMVIFTLSVSMLLRYSHHQIFVFIVDLLQMLEMNMTIAFPAAPLLTVILALVGMEAIMSEFFNDTTTAFYIILIVWLADQYDAICCHTNTSKRHWLRFFYLYHFAFYAYHYRFNGQYSSLALVTSWLFIQHSMIYFFHHYELPAILQQIRIQEMLLQNQQVGQGNQTALQDNLNNNTSNAAPAGQANAAANVNGQERQAAQDQPQLENHNGLLVNPGLPINPSNSDLDWMAEIAIGPDVLSVTHLSDSLLEPGGIQQPVSSGAGVTELHSMSTAAENQDGNISAANVPAVDMKGRGCAQGLGPPGGGGGQMESETNPTSSPMNSHTDCRVAEMHKGATDWDDKAKNKSESSDSHSAPA, translated from the exons ATGTCCGACAACCAGGGCAATCTGAACAACAACAACGTTCCTctgaacaacaacaataacGGTGGGCCGAACCGGATCCGGAACCCAGCGATGAATCAGAACCCCCTGATCAACGTGAGAGACAGACTCTTCCACGCCTTATTCTTTAAGATGGCAGTCACATATGCCAGACTCTTCCCACCATCCTTCAGACGAATATTCGAGTTCTTAGTCTTGTTAAAG GCATTGTTTATGCTCTTCATCCTGGCCTACATCCACATTGCCTTTTCACGCTCTCCAATCAACTGCCTAGAGCATGTGCGGGAGAAATGGCCCCGCGATGGCATCCTGCGTGTGGAGATCCAGCGCAACTCCAGCCGCGCACCCATCTTTCTTCAGTTCTACGAGACGGAGGGAATCCAGGGGCTCGTGAAGGAATCAGAAGAGGACGGAAGTGAAACCAGACAGCCAATGGTGCCGGCAGATgctgaagaggaggaagagatgaCCATGGAGATGTTTGACAACAGCACAGTACAG TTTGAGCTGGACATCGAGCCGCGACTGAATCCGTCGATGAGCGGCGGTGTTCCTGGCTCCAGCCTGAATGAATCCCAGGATCTGTCCTTCAGCCAGGCCCCCTCTAAAGGTATGCAGCCGCTGAGGGAGACTGTCTCCGAGATTGAGATGCTAACTCGAGCAG tGTGGCCCCAAGAAGAGTATATTGTCGAATATTCTCTGGAATACGGTTTCCTTCGGCTGTCCCAGGCCACACGTCAGCGACTCAACATCCCTGTTATGGTGGTGACTCTGG aCCCCATGAAGGATCAGTGCTTTGGAGATGGTTTTAGTCGCTTCCTCTTGGACGAATGCCTGGGTTATGATGATATCCTGATGTCCAGTGTGAAGGCTTTAGCAGAGAATGAGGAAAACAAAG ggTTCTTGAGAAACGTGGTCTCTGGAGAACACTACCGTTTTGTCAGTATGTGGATGGCTCGTACCTCCTACCTGGCAGCCTTTGTAATCATGGTTATCTTT actcTGTCCGTTTCCATGTTGCTGCGGTACTCGCACCACCAGATTTTTGTCTTTATAG TGGATCTTCTCCAGATGTTGGAGATGAATATGACCATTGCCTTCCCTGCCGCCCCTCTTCTCACTGTCATCCTAGCTCTTGTGG GGATGGAGGCCATCATGTCTGAGTTTTTCAATGACACAACCACTGCCTTCTACATCATCCTCATTGTTTGGTTAGCGGACCAATATGATGCCATCTGCTGTCACACCAATACAAGCAAGCGCCACTGGCTTAG atttttttatcTGTATCACTTTGCCTTCTATGCGTATCATTACCGCTTTAATGGCCAGTACAGCAGCTTGGCTCTGGTCACTTCCTGGCTCTTCATTCAG CACTCAATGATCTATTTTTTCCACCACTATGAGCTGCCGGCCATCCTGCAACAGATCCGGATCCAGGAGATGCTGCTTCAGAACCAGCAGGTGGGCCAAGGAAACCAGACTGCATTGCAGGACAATCTTAACAACAACACTAGTAATGCTGCGCCCGCCGGCCAGGCTAACGCAGCTGCTAATGTGAATGGCCAGGAACGGCAAGCCGCTCAGGACCAACCTCAGCTTGAAAACCACAACGGATTGTTGGTAAATCCCGGTCTGCCCATCAACCCATCCAATTCCGACCTCGACTGGATGGCTGAGATCGCCATTGGCCCGGACGTTCTGTCCGTTACACACCTGAGCGACTCGCTTTTGGAGCCGGGAGGGATCCAACAGCCAGTGTCGTCTGGCGCAGGTGTAACAGAGTTGCACAGTATGAGCACTGCAGCAGAGAACCAAGACGGAAACATTAGCGCAGCCAATGTTCCCGCGGTTGACATGAAGGGCCGGGGATGTGCTCAGGGTCTGGGGCCCCCTGGTGGTGGAGGTGGGCAGATGGAATCTGAAACGAATCCCACTTCCTCCCCAATGAACTCACACACAGACTGCAGGGTAGCAGAAATGCACAAGGGTGCCACAGACTGGGACGACAAGGCAAAGAACAAAAGCGAAAGCTCGGACTCCCACTCCGCCCCGGCTTGA
- the med16 gene encoding mediator of RNA polymerase II transcription subunit 16 isoform X2 → MEIAYVCEWEKRPKSNHCPSIPLVCAWSCRNLIAFTTDLKNEEDDKDLSHMIHIIDTDHPWDVYSINSGHNEVISCLEWDQSGSRLLSADGDGQIKCWGMTEHLVNSWECTQSSSVEGDPIVSLSWLHNGVKLALHVEKSGSTNFGEKFSRVKFSPSLTLFGGKPMEGWLAVTVSGLVTVSLLKPNGTLLTASESLCRLRGRVALADIAFTGGGNIVVAATDGSSSSPVQFYKVCVSVVNEKCRIDTELLPSLFMRCTTDPVRRDKYPAVTHLKFLTRENSEQVLLCASSQMGSIVECWSLRKEGLPVNNIFQHRSPVVGEKQPMILKWRILSATNDLDRVSAVALPKLPISISNTDLKVASDTKFFPGLGLALAFHDGSIQILHRLSLHTMGVFYGSSGSSQRVGEEPAIKRQRAGGPTLHFKALQFSWTSLALVGVDNHGKLHMLRVSPSMGQMLDMNTLLRHLLFLLEYCMVTGYDWWDVLLHAQPGMVHNLLEKLHEEYMRQNQALQQVLSTRIVAVKASLCKLSSATAARACDFHAKLLLIAISSTLKSLLRPHVLNTPDKSPGDRLSEICAKNTDTDIDKVMINLKTEEFVLDGPPLQSLQQLIQWVGDFVLYLLANLPNQGSIVRPGFGFLRDGASLGMLREMLVMIRIWGLLKPGCLPIYTATSDNQDSMFLLFRLLTKLWLCSRDESHPQDPDETLIDECCLLPSQLLVPSMDWLPINDGVITKIQSKHPLRLQFGKPYTLPGVNPNTQVEVFRIPASQRMDHLRCLHLGISPTEDSKACTRCGCVTMLRSPNKTNAMRQWEQRWIKNCLCGGLWRRIPSTLT, encoded by the exons ATGGAGATCGCGTATGTTTGCGAGTGGGAGAAGAGACCCAAGAGCAACCACTGTCCCTCAATCCCTCTGGTGTGCGCCTGGTCATGTAGAAACCTCATCGCCTTCACCACTGATCTGAAGAATGAGGAGGATGATAAAG ATTTGAGTCATATGATACACATCATTGACACTGATCACCCCTGGGATGTGTATTCAATCAACTCCGGTCACAATGAGGTCATTTCCTGCCTGGAATGGGACCAGTCAG GCTCGAGGCTGTTGTCTGCTGATGGTGATGGTCAGATTAAGTGTTGGGGCATGACAGAACACCTGGTGAACAGCTGGGAATGCACACAGAGCAGCTCAGTGGAAGGAGACCCGATTGTATCCCTCTCATGGTTACACAATGGAGTTAAACTTGCCCTGCATGTTGAAAAG TCTGGCTCTACAAACTTTGGAGAGAAGTTTTCCCGGGTTAAGTTCTCCCCCTCTCTCACGTTGTTTGGTGGGAAGCCCATGGAGGGTTGGTTAGCAGTGACAGTGAGTGGTCTGGTGACTGTGTCATTGTTAAAGCCAAACGGGACTCTGCTAACCGCCAGCGAGAGCCTGTGCAGGCTGAGGGGCCGTGTGGCCCTGGCTGATATCGCCTTCACGGGCGGTGGCAATATAGTGGTGGCGGCCACCGATGGCAGCAGTTCTTCTCCGGTGCAGTTCTATAAAGTGTGCGTGAGCGTAGTGAATGAGAAGTGCCGCATTGACACTGAGCTACTGCCCTCGCTATTCATGCGCTGCACCACTGACCCAGTCAGGAGGGACAAGTACCCCGCTGTCACACACCTTAAATTCCTGACACGTGAAAACTCTGAACAG GTGCTGCTCTGTGCATCCAGTCAAATGGGCAGTATTGTTGAGTGCTGGTCCTTGCGGAAGGAGGGTCTCCCAGTTAATAATATCTTCCAGCATCGATCACCTGTGG TAGGTGAAAAGCAGCCAATGATTCTAAAGTGGCGTATCCTCTCAGCAACCAACGATCTGGACCGTGTGTCTGCTGTCGCTCTGCCGAAACTTCCCATCTCCATCTCAAACACTGATCTCAAAGTCGCCTCAGACACCAAGTTCTTCCCAGGCCTTG GTCTTGCACTGGCGTTCCATGATGGCAGTATCCAGATTCTCCATCGCCTTTCCCTGCACACCATGGGAGTGTTCTACGGTTCCTCTGGTTCCTCCCAGCGTGTAGGAGAAGAGCCTGCCATTAAACGCCAGAGGGCTGGCGGCCCGACGCTGCACTtcaaagcccttcagttctccTGGACATCTCTGGCACTGGTGGGCGTGGATAATCATGGCAAG TTGCACATGCTCCGAGTGTCCCCATCCATGGGCCAAATGCTGGACATGAACACACTTCTGCGCCACCTGCTATTCCTCCTGGAGTACTGCATGGTGACTGGGTATGACTGGTGGGACGTGCTGCTGCATGCGCAGCCTGGCATGGTGCATAACCTTCTGGAGAAGCTTCACGAAGAGTACATGAGACAAAACCAAGCACTGCAGCAG GTTTTGTCCACCCGTATAGTGGCAGTGAAGGCGTCTCTGTGTAAGCTGTCCTCTGCCACTGCAGCAAGAGCCTGTGACTTCCACGCTAAACTGCTCCTTATCGCCATCAGCTCCACGCTGAAGTCTTTACTGAGACCTCACGTGCTCAACACCCCTGACAAGAGTCCTGGAGACAGACTCTCTGAGATCTGTGCCAAAAACACTGACACTG ACATTGATAAGGTGATGATCAACCTTAAGACGGAGGAGTTTGTTCTGGACGGACCACCCCTCCAATCCCTCCAGCAGCTCATTCAGTGGGTCGGAGACTTTGTTCTTTACCTGCTGGCCAACCTGCCCAACCAG GGCTCCATTGTGCGTCCAGGGTTTGGGTTCCTGCGGGATGGTGCGTCTCTGGGCATGCTCAGAGAGATGCTGGTGATGATCCGTATTTGGGGCCTACTGAAACCAGGCTGTTTGCCCATCTACACAGCCACATCTGACAACCAGGACAGCATGTTTCTCCTCTTCCGCCTGCTCACTAAACTCTGGCTCTGCT CTCGAGATGAGAGTCACCCTCAGGACCCCGATGAGACATTGATTGATGAGTGCTGTCTGCTGCCCAGTCAGCTCCTAGTACCCAGCATGGACTGGCTGCCCATCAACGATGGTGTCATCACTAAGATTCAGAGCAAACACCCGCTCAGACTTCAGTTTGGCAAACCATACACCCTGCCCGGGGTCAACCCCAACACACAGGTGGAGGTGTTCAG AATTCCAGCATCTCAGAGGATGGACCATCTGCGATGTTTACATTTGGGCATCTCTCCAACAGAGGACAGCAAAGCTTGCACCAG GTGTGGCTGTGTCACCATGCTGAGATCCCCAAATAAAACCAATGCCATGAGACAGTGGGAGCAGCGCTGGATCAAGAACTGTCTGTGTGGAGGTCTCTGGAGAAGAATCCCCTCCACACTAACATAA
- the med16 gene encoding mediator of RNA polymerase II transcription subunit 16 isoform X1 translates to MEIAYVCEWEKRPKSNHCPSIPLVCAWSCRNLIAFTTDLKNEEDDKGLDNDFIINITRPVDLSHMIHIIDTDHPWDVYSINSGHNEVISCLEWDQSGSRLLSADGDGQIKCWGMTEHLVNSWECTQSSSVEGDPIVSLSWLHNGVKLALHVEKSGSTNFGEKFSRVKFSPSLTLFGGKPMEGWLAVTVSGLVTVSLLKPNGTLLTASESLCRLRGRVALADIAFTGGGNIVVAATDGSSSSPVQFYKVCVSVVNEKCRIDTELLPSLFMRCTTDPVRRDKYPAVTHLKFLTRENSEQVLLCASSQMGSIVECWSLRKEGLPVNNIFQHRSPVVGEKQPMILKWRILSATNDLDRVSAVALPKLPISISNTDLKVASDTKFFPGLGLALAFHDGSIQILHRLSLHTMGVFYGSSGSSQRVGEEPAIKRQRAGGPTLHFKALQFSWTSLALVGVDNHGKLHMLRVSPSMGQMLDMNTLLRHLLFLLEYCMVTGYDWWDVLLHAQPGMVHNLLEKLHEEYMRQNQALQQVLSTRIVAVKASLCKLSSATAARACDFHAKLLLIAISSTLKSLLRPHVLNTPDKSPGDRLSEICAKNTDTDIDKVMINLKTEEFVLDGPPLQSLQQLIQWVGDFVLYLLANLPNQGSIVRPGFGFLRDGASLGMLREMLVMIRIWGLLKPGCLPIYTATSDNQDSMFLLFRLLTKLWLCSRDESHPQDPDETLIDECCLLPSQLLVPSMDWLPINDGVITKIQSKHPLRLQFGKPYTLPGVNPNTQVEVFRIPASQRMDHLRCLHLGISPTEDSKACTRCGCVTMLRSPNKTNAMRQWEQRWIKNCLCGGLWRRIPSTLT, encoded by the exons ATGGAGATCGCGTATGTTTGCGAGTGGGAGAAGAGACCCAAGAGCAACCACTGTCCCTCAATCCCTCTGGTGTGCGCCTGGTCATGTAGAAACCTCATCGCCTTCACCACTGATCTGAAGAATGAGGAGGATGATAAAGGTCTGGACAATGACTTTATTATCAATATTACCAGACCCGTTG ATTTGAGTCATATGATACACATCATTGACACTGATCACCCCTGGGATGTGTATTCAATCAACTCCGGTCACAATGAGGTCATTTCCTGCCTGGAATGGGACCAGTCAG GCTCGAGGCTGTTGTCTGCTGATGGTGATGGTCAGATTAAGTGTTGGGGCATGACAGAACACCTGGTGAACAGCTGGGAATGCACACAGAGCAGCTCAGTGGAAGGAGACCCGATTGTATCCCTCTCATGGTTACACAATGGAGTTAAACTTGCCCTGCATGTTGAAAAG TCTGGCTCTACAAACTTTGGAGAGAAGTTTTCCCGGGTTAAGTTCTCCCCCTCTCTCACGTTGTTTGGTGGGAAGCCCATGGAGGGTTGGTTAGCAGTGACAGTGAGTGGTCTGGTGACTGTGTCATTGTTAAAGCCAAACGGGACTCTGCTAACCGCCAGCGAGAGCCTGTGCAGGCTGAGGGGCCGTGTGGCCCTGGCTGATATCGCCTTCACGGGCGGTGGCAATATAGTGGTGGCGGCCACCGATGGCAGCAGTTCTTCTCCGGTGCAGTTCTATAAAGTGTGCGTGAGCGTAGTGAATGAGAAGTGCCGCATTGACACTGAGCTACTGCCCTCGCTATTCATGCGCTGCACCACTGACCCAGTCAGGAGGGACAAGTACCCCGCTGTCACACACCTTAAATTCCTGACACGTGAAAACTCTGAACAG GTGCTGCTCTGTGCATCCAGTCAAATGGGCAGTATTGTTGAGTGCTGGTCCTTGCGGAAGGAGGGTCTCCCAGTTAATAATATCTTCCAGCATCGATCACCTGTGG TAGGTGAAAAGCAGCCAATGATTCTAAAGTGGCGTATCCTCTCAGCAACCAACGATCTGGACCGTGTGTCTGCTGTCGCTCTGCCGAAACTTCCCATCTCCATCTCAAACACTGATCTCAAAGTCGCCTCAGACACCAAGTTCTTCCCAGGCCTTG GTCTTGCACTGGCGTTCCATGATGGCAGTATCCAGATTCTCCATCGCCTTTCCCTGCACACCATGGGAGTGTTCTACGGTTCCTCTGGTTCCTCCCAGCGTGTAGGAGAAGAGCCTGCCATTAAACGCCAGAGGGCTGGCGGCCCGACGCTGCACTtcaaagcccttcagttctccTGGACATCTCTGGCACTGGTGGGCGTGGATAATCATGGCAAG TTGCACATGCTCCGAGTGTCCCCATCCATGGGCCAAATGCTGGACATGAACACACTTCTGCGCCACCTGCTATTCCTCCTGGAGTACTGCATGGTGACTGGGTATGACTGGTGGGACGTGCTGCTGCATGCGCAGCCTGGCATGGTGCATAACCTTCTGGAGAAGCTTCACGAAGAGTACATGAGACAAAACCAAGCACTGCAGCAG GTTTTGTCCACCCGTATAGTGGCAGTGAAGGCGTCTCTGTGTAAGCTGTCCTCTGCCACTGCAGCAAGAGCCTGTGACTTCCACGCTAAACTGCTCCTTATCGCCATCAGCTCCACGCTGAAGTCTTTACTGAGACCTCACGTGCTCAACACCCCTGACAAGAGTCCTGGAGACAGACTCTCTGAGATCTGTGCCAAAAACACTGACACTG ACATTGATAAGGTGATGATCAACCTTAAGACGGAGGAGTTTGTTCTGGACGGACCACCCCTCCAATCCCTCCAGCAGCTCATTCAGTGGGTCGGAGACTTTGTTCTTTACCTGCTGGCCAACCTGCCCAACCAG GGCTCCATTGTGCGTCCAGGGTTTGGGTTCCTGCGGGATGGTGCGTCTCTGGGCATGCTCAGAGAGATGCTGGTGATGATCCGTATTTGGGGCCTACTGAAACCAGGCTGTTTGCCCATCTACACAGCCACATCTGACAACCAGGACAGCATGTTTCTCCTCTTCCGCCTGCTCACTAAACTCTGGCTCTGCT CTCGAGATGAGAGTCACCCTCAGGACCCCGATGAGACATTGATTGATGAGTGCTGTCTGCTGCCCAGTCAGCTCCTAGTACCCAGCATGGACTGGCTGCCCATCAACGATGGTGTCATCACTAAGATTCAGAGCAAACACCCGCTCAGACTTCAGTTTGGCAAACCATACACCCTGCCCGGGGTCAACCCCAACACACAGGTGGAGGTGTTCAG AATTCCAGCATCTCAGAGGATGGACCATCTGCGATGTTTACATTTGGGCATCTCTCCAACAGAGGACAGCAAAGCTTGCACCAG GTGTGGCTGTGTCACCATGCTGAGATCCCCAAATAAAACCAATGCCATGAGACAGTGGGAGCAGCGCTGGATCAAGAACTGTCTGTGTGGAGGTCTCTGGAGAAGAATCCCCTCCACACTAACATAA